From Streptomyces sp. NBC_01754, a single genomic window includes:
- a CDS encoding bifunctional DNA primase/polymerase codes for MREILGRRRRRRLRRTARSARLDAALTCATVWRWPLLPGVGLATTGARGERGRGCACPDPECAVPGAHPFDPGLLAATTDARMVRWWWTNRPVAPLILATGGQAPCALSLPAVAGARALAALDTMGLRLGPVVATPTRWSLLVAPYTLERLGELLHSKDWVPSSLRFHGEGGYLVLPPSEVGKGQVRWERQPSAGPATPWLPDVETVLDALVEASTGAPGDGSRLAY; via the coding sequence ATGCGCGAGATCCTCGGAAGGCGACGCAGGCGCCGGCTCCGGCGCACGGCACGTTCCGCCCGGCTCGACGCGGCGCTGACCTGCGCCACCGTCTGGAGATGGCCTCTCCTGCCGGGAGTGGGGCTGGCCACGACAGGCGCGCGCGGTGAGCGCGGGCGTGGGTGTGCCTGCCCGGACCCCGAATGCGCGGTGCCCGGCGCGCATCCCTTCGATCCCGGCCTCCTCGCGGCGACCACCGACGCGCGCATGGTGCGCTGGTGGTGGACCAACAGGCCCGTGGCCCCGCTGATCCTGGCCACCGGCGGACAGGCTCCGTGTGCGCTGAGCCTTCCGGCCGTGGCGGGCGCACGGGCGCTGGCCGCGCTCGACACCATGGGGCTGCGGCTGGGGCCCGTGGTCGCGACGCCCACCCGGTGGTCGCTGCTGGTCGCCCCGTACACCCTGGAACGGCTCGGGGAACTGCTGCACTCCAAGGACTGGGTACCCAGCTCCCTGCGGTTCCACGGTGAGGGCGGCTATCTCGTCCTGCCTCCGTCCGAGGTGGGCAAGGGGCAGGTGCGCTGGGAACGGCAGCCTTCGGCCGGACCGGCCACGCCCTGGCTCCCGGACGTGGAAACGGTCCTGGACGCGCTCGTCGAGGCGAGCACCGGTGCTCCGGGCGACGGCAGCAGACTCGCGTACTGA
- a CDS encoding DUF5926 family protein, whose translation MAKKRPQTKAGKPQLKDGEIPVVGAREPCPCGSGRRYKACHGRAAAQAVTELVHRPFEGLTGECDWIALRELVPAATVELTLKGGLPDGVPSVTLATVLPMAWPALRRDDGSVLLALQNDTSSGDLSRDLADTLQRALEAAPGSPVTARRVSADGPRLQDLLDPDAAFEPVVHPGFEFWVPGSENATPEVSASLERANAAAIPTTLLSGVDAAYWCETPEKNHLRWVMPHPEEQLLDALARLHAAGASSLGEDTRLVGSFRAHGLVVPVWDLPGSMGAQDCEKPAAQFAERLADALASDAPLTGEERRARGGLTNRQVTLN comes from the coding sequence ATGGCCAAGAAGCGCCCTCAGACCAAGGCCGGGAAGCCTCAGCTCAAGGACGGTGAGATCCCGGTCGTCGGGGCCCGCGAGCCCTGCCCGTGCGGATCGGGCCGCCGGTACAAGGCGTGTCACGGACGCGCCGCCGCCCAGGCCGTGACCGAACTGGTCCACCGTCCGTTCGAGGGCCTGACGGGTGAGTGCGACTGGATCGCCCTGCGCGAACTGGTCCCCGCCGCGACGGTCGAGCTGACGCTCAAGGGCGGGCTGCCCGACGGCGTACCCTCCGTGACGCTCGCGACGGTCCTGCCGATGGCCTGGCCCGCGCTGCGCCGTGACGACGGCTCGGTGCTGCTCGCCCTGCAGAACGACACCTCGTCCGGCGACCTCAGCCGCGACCTCGCGGACACCCTGCAGCGGGCACTGGAGGCGGCGCCCGGTTCGCCGGTCACCGCCCGCCGTGTGTCCGCCGACGGCCCCCGGCTCCAGGACCTCCTCGACCCGGACGCCGCTTTCGAGCCGGTCGTGCACCCCGGTTTCGAGTTCTGGGTACCCGGCTCCGAGAACGCCACGCCCGAGGTGTCCGCCTCCCTGGAGCGCGCCAACGCCGCGGCCATCCCGACCACGCTGCTGAGCGGCGTGGACGCCGCGTACTGGTGCGAGACCCCGGAGAAGAACCACCTGCGCTGGGTCATGCCGCACCCCGAGGAGCAGCTCCTGGACGCCCTGGCCCGGCTGCACGCGGCCGGTGCCTCCTCCCTCGGCGAGGACACCCGGCTGGTCGGTTCCTTCCGGGCTCACGGGCTGGTGGTACCCGTCTGGGACCTGCCGGGGTCCATGGGCGCGCAGGACTGTGAGAAGCCCGCGGCCCAGTTCGCGGAGCGCCTCGCCGACGCCCTGGCGTCCGACGCGCCGCTCACCGGTGAGGAGCGCCGCGCCCGCGGCGGCCTCACCAACCGTCAGGTGACGCTCAACTGA
- a CDS encoding ATP-binding protein, which yields MGRFPAHPRGASNPWRGAKEVSGVAFVVAQEVPTSSNMSVPHGPAGVGQARHRMREQLRDSGVPDMVVDDAVLILSELLSNACRHGRPLDRPAEPDRPADASRPADAGDGGIRAAWRVDPAGALTVEVTDGGGPTRPVPATPSVTARGGRGLNIISALAQEWGVRDGTRGEVTVWALVSPAPAPQAITSRAPAKGHHGRRPLGALSGHGLGSLGTLGPLDGLGLADALDAFDDAG from the coding sequence ATGGGCCGGTTTCCGGCACATCCCAGGGGGGCATCCAATCCGTGGCGTGGGGCGAAGGAGGTCTCGGGGGTGGCGTTTGTGGTGGCACAGGAAGTGCCGACGTCGTCGAACATGTCCGTACCTCATGGCCCTGCGGGCGTGGGGCAGGCACGGCATCGCATGCGCGAGCAGCTGCGTGACAGCGGGGTGCCGGACATGGTGGTCGACGACGCCGTACTGATCCTTTCCGAACTGCTCAGCAACGCCTGTCGGCACGGCAGGCCACTGGACCGCCCGGCAGAACCGGACCGGCCGGCGGATGCGAGCCGCCCGGCGGATGCGGGCGACGGCGGCATCCGCGCCGCCTGGCGTGTGGACCCGGCCGGAGCGCTGACCGTCGAGGTCACGGACGGCGGCGGGCCGACCAGGCCGGTTCCGGCCACCCCCTCGGTGACCGCCCGCGGCGGACGCGGGCTGAACATCATCAGTGCCCTCGCCCAGGAATGGGGGGTGCGGGACGGCACCCGTGGCGAGGTCACGGTCTGGGCCTTGGTCTCCCCGGCGCCCGCTCCCCAGGCGATCACATCCCGCGCCCCGGCCAAGGGCCACCACGGCCGGCGCCCGCTCGGGGCGCTCAGCGGGCACGGGCTCGGCTCCCTGGGCACCCTGGGACCGTTGGACGGGCTCGGCCTGGCCGACGCCCTGGACGCCTTCGACGACGCGGGCTGA
- a CDS encoding glycerophosphodiester phosphodiesterase — MTHAHLPSTPRPIQVIAHRGASDDAPEHTLAAYRKAIEDGADGLECDVRLTADGQLVCVHDRRVNRTSNGRGAVSALELADLAALDFGSWKDREESPDWDPVPGELTSVLTLERLLELVCEVRAQGRPIELAIETKHPTRWAGQVEERLLHTLKSFGLADPPSEELSPVRVMSFSARSLYRVRAAAPTVPTVYLMQFISPRLRDGRLPAGARIAGPGMRIVRNHPGHIERLHRAGHRVHVWTVNEPEDVDLCVRLGVEAIITNRPKQVLSQLGRS, encoded by the coding sequence GTGACCCACGCACACCTACCCTCCACGCCCCGTCCCATCCAGGTCATTGCCCACCGCGGAGCCTCCGACGACGCACCCGAGCACACGCTGGCCGCCTACCGGAAGGCGATCGAGGACGGTGCCGACGGCCTGGAGTGCGACGTACGGCTCACCGCGGACGGGCAACTCGTCTGTGTGCACGACCGCAGGGTGAACCGCACCTCCAACGGCCGGGGCGCCGTCTCCGCGCTGGAGCTCGCCGATCTGGCCGCCCTCGACTTCGGCTCCTGGAAGGACCGCGAGGAATCCCCGGACTGGGACCCGGTGCCGGGTGAGCTCACGTCCGTACTGACCCTGGAACGCCTTCTCGAACTGGTCTGCGAGGTCCGAGCACAGGGGCGGCCGATCGAGCTGGCCATCGAGACCAAGCACCCCACCCGCTGGGCGGGCCAGGTGGAGGAGCGGCTGCTCCACACCCTCAAGAGCTTCGGTCTGGCCGACCCGCCGTCCGAGGAGCTGTCCCCGGTACGCGTCATGAGTTTCTCGGCACGCTCCCTGTACCGCGTCCGTGCCGCGGCCCCCACGGTGCCCACCGTCTACCTCATGCAGTTCATCTCTCCACGGCTGCGCGACGGGAGGCTGCCCGCCGGAGCGAGGATCGCCGGTCCGGGGATGCGGATCGTACGCAACCACCCGGGGCACATCGAGCGACTGCACCGCGCGGGCCACCGGGTGCACGTCTGGACCGTGAACGAACCGGAGGACGTCGACCTGTGCGTACGCCTCGGCGTGGAGGCGATCATCACCAACCGGCCCAAGCAGGTTCTGTCACAGCTGGGGCGTTCTTAA
- a CDS encoding S1C family serine protease, with protein sequence MSTENEGNENDAVAPAPSVPSVPPVPAAAPEGTPPGADLPGPAPVAPTGPPPAGPARPAYAPTPQDSAAHHEGGTASSSSPYTDFPYTEPQRPVGSAAWPPPPPTVPSYADGGPPHWGAPVLAEHGAPRKRRAGGLVAAVAAAALVAGGVGGALGYWAADSNGSGSSGSTTVAASNSPKDLKRADGTVAGVAAKALPSVVTIDAQSGDGEGGTGTGFVYDKEGHILTNNHVVASAASSGQLTVTFSDGKKHGAEVVGRAEGYDVAVLKLKDAPDGLAPLPLGDSDQVAVGDSTIAIGAPFGLSNTVTTGIISAKNRPVASGDGSSSANSYMSALQTDASINPGNSGGPLLDATGAVIGINSAIQSTSGGGMGQSQAGSIGLGFAIPVNQAKNVAEQLIRTGQPVYPVIGATVTMDEKSGGAVISDEGAGGTPAVTPDGPAAKAGLKAGDVITKFNDTVVESGPTLIGEIWTHKPGDKVTLTYERGGKASTVDVVLGERKGDS encoded by the coding sequence GTGAGCACCGAGAACGAGGGAAACGAGAACGACGCGGTCGCCCCCGCACCGTCTGTTCCGTCCGTACCTCCCGTGCCGGCTGCCGCTCCTGAGGGCACCCCGCCAGGGGCCGACCTGCCCGGGCCCGCGCCCGTCGCCCCCACCGGCCCCCCGCCCGCCGGGCCCGCCCGCCCCGCGTACGCACCGACGCCCCAGGACTCCGCGGCACACCACGAGGGCGGCACCGCGTCGTCGTCCTCCCCGTACACCGACTTCCCGTACACCGAGCCGCAGCGGCCCGTCGGCTCGGCCGCCTGGCCGCCTCCGCCCCCCACGGTCCCGTCGTACGCGGACGGCGGCCCCCCGCACTGGGGTGCGCCGGTGCTCGCGGAGCACGGTGCCCCGCGCAAGCGCCGCGCGGGCGGTCTGGTGGCGGCCGTGGCCGCGGCGGCCCTGGTCGCGGGCGGTGTCGGCGGAGCACTCGGGTACTGGGCGGCCGACAGCAACGGCTCCGGGTCCTCCGGTTCGACGACCGTGGCTGCCTCCAACAGCCCCAAGGACCTCAAGCGCGCCGACGGCACGGTCGCGGGCGTCGCGGCGAAGGCGCTGCCCAGCGTGGTCACCATCGACGCCCAGTCCGGCGACGGCGAGGGCGGCACGGGGACGGGCTTCGTCTACGACAAGGAAGGCCACATCCTCACGAACAACCACGTGGTGGCCTCCGCGGCGAGCAGCGGCCAGTTGACGGTGACGTTCTCCGACGGCAAGAAGCACGGTGCCGAGGTCGTGGGCCGGGCCGAGGGCTACGACGTGGCGGTGCTGAAGCTCAAGGACGCCCCGGACGGACTGGCCCCCCTGCCCCTCGGCGACTCCGACCAGGTCGCGGTGGGGGATTCCACCATCGCGATCGGCGCGCCCTTCGGTCTGTCGAACACGGTGACCACCGGCATCATCAGCGCCAAGAACCGGCCGGTCGCCTCCGGTGACGGCTCCAGCAGCGCGAACTCGTACATGAGCGCCCTGCAGACGGACGCCTCGATCAACCCGGGCAACTCGGGCGGACCGCTGCTGGACGCGACCGGCGCGGTCATCGGCATCAACTCGGCCATCCAGTCGACCAGCGGCGGCGGGATGGGGCAGTCGCAGGCGGGCTCCATCGGCCTGGGCTTCGCCATCCCGGTCAACCAGGCGAAGAACGTCGCCGAGCAGCTGATCAGGACGGGCCAGCCGGTGTACCCGGTGATCGGCGCGACGGTGACCATGGACGAGAAGTCGGGCGGCGCCGTCATCTCGGACGAGGGCGCGGGCGGGACCCCGGCGGTCACCCCGGACGGGCCCGCGGCCAAGGCGGGGTTGAAGGCCGGTGACGTGATCACGAAGTTCAACGACACGGTGGTCGAGAGCGGACCGACCCTGATCGGCGAGATCTGGACCCACAAGCCCGGCGACAAGGTGACGCTCACCTACGAGCGCGGTGGCAAGGCGTCGACGGTGGACGTCGTCCTGGGCGAGCGCAAGGGCGACAGCTGA
- a CDS encoding SigE family RNA polymerase sigma factor: MTTPVCTGASRALAAPAGHRRYASFSSYVQARGPVLLRAARLLTANPSDAEDLLQTALTKTYVAWERIEDHRALDGYVRRALVNTRTSQWRKRKVDEYACEEVPERETAPSPDPAEQQSLHDAMWRAVLRLPDRQRSMVVLRYYEDLSEAQTAEILGVSVGTVKSAVSRALGKLREDPELATVR; encoded by the coding sequence ATGACCACGCCAGTCTGCACCGGCGCCTCCAGGGCACTCGCCGCTCCCGCCGGACACCGCCGCTATGCGTCGTTCTCGTCGTACGTACAGGCGCGGGGCCCCGTACTGCTGCGCGCCGCCCGCTTGCTCACCGCGAACCCGAGCGACGCCGAGGACCTGCTGCAGACCGCTCTGACCAAGACGTACGTGGCCTGGGAGCGGATCGAGGACCACCGGGCGCTCGACGGGTACGTGCGCCGGGCCCTGGTGAACACCCGTACCTCGCAGTGGCGCAAGCGCAAGGTCGACGAGTACGCGTGCGAGGAGGTGCCCGAGAGGGAGACCGCGCCGAGTCCGGACCCCGCCGAGCAGCAGTCCCTGCACGACGCGATGTGGCGTGCCGTCCTCCGGCTTCCGGACCGGCAGCGGTCCATGGTCGTCCTGCGGTACTACGAGGACCTGAGCGAGGCACAGACCGCCGAGATCCTCGGTGTGTCCGTCGGGACGGTCAAGAGTGCCGTTTCCCGGGCGCTCGGAAAGCTCCGCGAGGATCCGGAGCTCGCCACGGTGCGCTGA
- a CDS encoding long-chain fatty acid--CoA ligase, protein MLSTMQDVPLTVTRILKHGMTIHGKSQVTTWTGEPEPLRRSFAEIGRRATQLANALRDELGVTGDQRVATLMWNNSDHVEAYLAIPSMGAVLHTLNLRLPPEQLIWVVAHADDKVVIVNGSVLPLLAPLLPHLPSVEHVVVAGQGDLSLLEGAAPRVHAYEELLAGRPTTFDWPELDERQAAAMCYTSGTTGDPKGVVYSHRSVYLHSMQVNMAESMGLTDKDTSLVVVPQFHVNAWGLPHATFMTGVSMLMPDRFLQPAPLAEMIERERPTHAAAVPTIWQGLLAEVTANPRDLSSMARVTIGGAACPPSLMEAYDKLGVRLCHAWGMTETSPLGTMANPPAGLTDEEEWPYRVTQGRFPAGVEARLVGPGGEHLPWDGESAGELEVRGSWIAGAYYGGADGEHLRPEDKFSEDGWLKTGDVGVISDDGFLTLTDRAKDVIKSGGEWISSVELENAIMAHPDVAEAAVVAVPDEKWGERPLATVVLKEGATADYAALKSFLAQSVAKWQLPERWSVIPAVPKTSVGKFDKKVIRKQYADGELDVTRL, encoded by the coding sequence GTGCTGAGCACCATGCAGGACGTACCGCTGACTGTCACCCGCATCCTGAAGCACGGGATGACCATCCACGGGAAGTCGCAGGTGACGACCTGGACCGGCGAGCCGGAGCCACTGCGGCGCAGCTTCGCCGAGATCGGCAGGCGAGCCACGCAGCTGGCGAACGCCCTGCGCGACGAACTCGGGGTCACGGGCGACCAAAGGGTCGCGACGCTGATGTGGAACAACTCCGACCATGTCGAGGCATACCTGGCGATCCCTTCCATGGGAGCCGTGCTGCACACCCTCAACCTCCGTCTTCCCCCCGAGCAGCTGATCTGGGTCGTGGCACACGCCGACGACAAGGTCGTCATCGTCAACGGGTCGGTGCTGCCGCTGCTCGCCCCGCTGCTCCCCCATCTGCCCTCCGTCGAGCATGTCGTCGTCGCCGGCCAGGGGGACCTCTCCCTGCTCGAGGGTGCCGCACCCCGGGTGCACGCCTACGAGGAACTGCTCGCCGGGCGCCCCACCACCTTCGACTGGCCCGAGCTGGACGAACGCCAGGCCGCCGCCATGTGCTACACCTCCGGGACCACCGGGGACCCGAAGGGCGTCGTCTACTCGCACCGCTCGGTCTACCTGCACTCCATGCAGGTCAACATGGCCGAGTCGATGGGGCTGACGGACAAGGACACGAGCCTCGTGGTCGTCCCGCAGTTCCACGTGAACGCGTGGGGGCTGCCTCACGCGACGTTCATGACAGGCGTCAGCATGCTGATGCCGGATCGTTTCCTCCAGCCGGCGCCGCTCGCCGAGATGATCGAGCGCGAGAGGCCGACGCACGCCGCAGCCGTCCCCACCATCTGGCAGGGGCTCCTCGCCGAGGTCACCGCGAACCCGCGCGACCTCAGCTCCATGGCCCGCGTCACCATCGGCGGCGCCGCCTGTCCGCCCTCCCTGATGGAGGCGTACGACAAACTCGGAGTCCGTCTCTGCCACGCCTGGGGCATGACGGAGACGTCGCCCCTCGGCACCATGGCCAACCCGCCCGCCGGGCTGACCGACGAGGAGGAGTGGCCGTACCGCGTCACCCAGGGCCGTTTCCCGGCCGGGGTGGAGGCGCGGCTGGTGGGCCCGGGCGGCGAGCACCTGCCGTGGGACGGCGAGTCCGCCGGTGAGCTGGAGGTCCGGGGCAGCTGGATCGCCGGTGCGTACTACGGCGGGGCGGACGGGGAGCACCTGCGTCCCGAGGACAAGTTCAGTGAGGACGGCTGGCTGAAGACCGGCGATGTCGGTGTGATCAGCGACGACGGTTTCCTCACCCTCACGGACCGGGCCAAGGACGTCATCAAGTCCGGTGGGGAGTGGATCTCCAGCGTCGAACTGGAGAACGCGATCATGGCGCACCCCGATGTGGCGGAGGCCGCGGTCGTCGCCGTACCGGACGAGAAGTGGGGCGAGCGTCCGCTGGCGACCGTCGTGCTCAAGGAAGGGGCCACCGCCGACTACGCGGCGCTCAAGAGCTTCCTGGCCCAGTCCGTTGCCAAGTGGCAGCTGCCCGAGCGTTGGTCGGTCATTCCGGCGGTGCCGAAGACGAGCGTGGGCAAGTTCGACAAGAAGGTGATCCGCAAGCAGTACGCGGACGGCGAGCTGGACGTCACCCGCCTCTGA